From the genome of Streptomyces ficellus:
CGGGGGTGCGCGGTTCGGTGAACGGCCGGCTGGAGGTGCGGGGCGCGGACGCCGATGTGCACAGCGGGGCGGTGGCCGGCACCGCGCCCAACGCGTGCACGGAGCTGTGCCGCCTGCTGGGGCTCCTGCACGACGAGAAGGGGCGCGTCACGCTGCCCGGTTTCTACGACGCCGTGGCCCCCCTGTCGCGCCGTGAGCGGGCCGAGCTCGACGCCCTTCCGTTCGACGAGGCCGCCTGGCTCGCCGACTCGCACACCCGCAGTGTCCGGGGGGAGCACGGCCGGAGCGTACTGGAGCGCATCTGGACGCGGCCGTCCGTGGAGGTCAGCAGCCTGCTGGGCGGGGACGCCGAGCAGCCGTCCCGGGGGGTCATCCCGCCCACCGCCCGGGCGGACCTGCTGCTGCGCCTGGTGCCGGAGCAGACCGCGGACGAGGTCGCCCGGCAGCTGCGCCGGTGGCTGGAGGACCACCGGGTGGCGGGCTACGACTACGAGCTGACCGTCTCGTCCACGATCTCCGACCCCTACCTCACCCCGACGGGGCACCCGGCCGCGGTCGCGCTCGAAGGGGCGATGTCGCGGGCCCTGGGGCGCCCTCCGCTGCGGATGCGCAACGGCGGGGCCGCCCCGGCGGCGCAGCTGGCCCGGGAGACGGGGGCGCCGGTCGTCTTCTTCGGTACCGGCCTGGTGGACGACCGCTGGCACGGCCACGACGAGAAGGTGGAGATCCGGGCCCTGCTCCAGGGCGCGGAGACGCTGGCGTACTTCCTGGAGGACCTCGCGTCCGCGATGGGCCGGCCGGGGCGGGTCAGCTGAGGCCCATCACCTCCGACAGGGCGGCCTCCAGTTCCAGCAGCCGTTCCCGGTGCGGTCCGATGACGGCGTAGCGCCACGAGCGGCCGTCGTGGGGCGCGTCGGCGTAGAGCACCACGCCCTCCTGCCGGGCCGTCGTCCAGTCGAGCCCCGCCGCGCTCAGGCGGCCGGCCGCCGTCCCGAAGTCGAGCACGGCCGCGGCCCTGCGCTGGCCGAGCAGCCACGCCGGGGTGCCGGTGAGCCCGGCGGACCGGGCCAGGCGGGCGATCATGACCTGGGGAGTGGTGGTGGCCGTGCGACGGATGTTGCTCTCCGTGGCGACCAGGGCGCCGTCCCGTGTGATCACCGCGTCGATGCCGAAGGGGCCGGCGTACCCACGGTCCGCGAGGTACGTCCCGAGCGCTCTCCCCCACCGCTCCAGCTCCTCGGCGGCCCCGGCGGTGGCCCCGGTCAGCGGGGACAGGTAGCCCGAGAACACCGGGCCGACCGTGCGCATCTCCCCGCTGAAGGCCGGACCGACGCCGTGGGGGCCCACGTCCATCTGGACGCTCACGGAGTGGGCCACATCGAGCCGCTCCTCGACGATCCACGGCCCCTCGGCGCCGCCCAGTCCCCCTTCGTCCAGGCCGAGCCACCACGGGTCACCGGGCGAGACGAACAGGATGCCGTGCCCCCCGGCGGAACGGTCGGGTTTGAGGACGGCCCGCCCGTGGCCGGCGAGGTGGCTGCGCACCGCGTCGCGCAGTTCGTCCCGCCGGCACACCAGGCCCCGCGGCACGCGGATGCCCAGCTCGGGCGCGACCTGCCGGAACCCCGCCTTGGTGTTCAGCAGGGAGGTCACGCCGAGCGCGGCACCCGCCCCCTCGGCGGAGGCGTACCCGCTCACGGGGATGCCGAGCTCCGCGGCGAGGGCGACGGCGGACGCGTCCAGGGCGGTGGGCAGCAGTGCCATTCCCGCGCGGCCGGCGACCAGGCCGCGGACGGTCTCCAGCAGGCCGTCCTGGCGGAGCGCGTCGGCCATGGCGGCGCCGCGCCGGCCTGGCGCGTGGAGCACCGACACGCTCGCGTCGGGCACGTCCAGCAGGCCGAGCGCGTACGTCCGGAAGTCCGGGCTCACCGGCACCGGTGTCACGAGGACGTCGCCCGCCCGCAGCAGCCACACCTTCCGCGGGGCCTGGGTGGCCCACCGCTCCAGCACGTCGCCCGCTTCCAGGCCGAGCGCCAGGTCGGAGACGAAGTTGGCGTACACGAGCCACGGTGACCGGTCCTGCACGACGCCTCTCCGTTCCGCTGCGGCGGCCCCCCTCCCGTACCGGCAACCTACCTCCGTGGGACGTGGCGCGCCGCTCCGTCAGCGTGGCACCCGCGGGCGGCGGAACGTGGTCAGGGTGGTGCGGACCTTCTGCCAGGGCGTGGGCGGCAGGTGCCGGGCCGTGCCGCGGGCGTAGTGGCGTTCCAGGTAGTACTGGCCGACGCTGAGGAGCGACGTGAGGATCAGGTACCAGGTGGCGGCGAGGAAGAGCATCTCCACGGGGGCGCCGGAGGTCTGGCCGATGTCCTGCGCGTGCCGCAGCAGTTCGTAGTACTGGACGGCCGCCACCAGCGAGGTCGTCTTCAGCATGTTGATAAACTCGTTGCCCGTCGGCGGCACGATCACCCGCATCGCCTGGGGGATGACGATCCGGCGCAGGGTCTTGCCGTGCCGCATGCCCAGGGCGTACGCGGCCTCGGTCTGGCCCTCGTCCACCGCCAGCAGGCCCGCGCGGACGATCTCCGCCATGTACGCGGCCTCGTTGAGCCCGAGGCCGAGGAGCGCCGTGAGGAACGGTGTCATGAAGTCCGACCACTCGTCCTGGTAGACGGGGCCGAGGTTGATGTACTCGAAGACCAGGCCGAGGTTGAACCAGACGAAGAGCTGGACGAGGACCGGGGTGCCGCGGAAGAACCAGATGAAGAACCACGCGAAGGACGACGTCACGGGGTTCCGCGACAGACGCATCACCGCCAGTACGACGCCGCCGGCCACCCCGACGGCCATGGAGAGCACGGACAGGAACAGCGTCTCGCGCACCCCTCGCAGGATGCGGTCGTCGAAGAGGTGCTCCGGGACCGCCGTCCAGGTGACCTTCCCCTGGGCGAAGGCGTGGACGATCGCCCCCATCAGGGCCAGGACCACCACGGCGGCGGCGTACCGGCCGTAGTGCCGGACCGGGACGGTGCGCAGGGCGAGGTCGTCGTCACGCATCAGGCACCGCCGTTGATGACGGCCTTGGTGACGGCGCCGTCCTGGCCGCCCCAGTCGGCGAGGATCTTGCCGTACTGCCCGCTGGCGATGATGGCGTCGAGCGCCGCGGCGAGCGCGTCGCGCAGCCGTGTGTCCCGCTTCGCGACGGCGATGCCGTACGGGGCCGCGCCCGTCTGCTCGCCGATCAGGGTGAAGTCCTTGCCTCCGCCGGAGGTCTTGACGGCGTAGGCGGCGGCCGGGAAGTCGGAGCAGCCGACGTCCGCCCCGCCGCTGCGGACGCGTGTCTGGGCCTGCTGGTCGGTGTCGTAGGCCTCCAGGTCGAGCGGGGGGCCGCCGGCCCGGGCGCACGTGTCGCGCTCGGTCTTGGCCAGGTCGTGGGCGACGGTGCCGCGCTGGACGGCGACGGTCCTGCCGCACAGGTCCGTCCAGCCGCGGACGTCTCCGGTGTCCTTCCTGCGCCCGTAGAGGGAGACGCCGGCGGTGAAGTAGTCGACGAAGTCGACGCCCTCGCCGACCTTCTTGCCGGTGGCGGAGTCGATGCCGTTCTGCCGGTCCTCGGTGTCGTTCATGGCCGACATGACGATGTCGTACCGGTTGGCGCGCAGGCCGGTGACGAGGGTGTCGAACGTGCCGTTCTCGAAGCGGACGCCGACGCCGAGCTGGTTGCCGAGGGCCCGGGCGATGTCGACGTCGAGGCCGGTGACCTCGCCGGAGGCGTCCACGAACTCGACGGGCGGGTAGGCGATGTCGGAGCCGACCGTGATGACGCCGGCGGACCGGACGTCCTCGGGGAGCCGGTCCGCCAGCCGTGCGTCGGCGGCGGAGGTCCTCGGCTTCCCGCCCGCGTGTCCGTGGTCCCGCTGGTCACCGCAGGCGGTTGCGGCGGCCAGGGCGGCACCGGCGAGGAGGAGGGCTGCGGTACGGCGTGGGAGGGAGGTGCGCGCGGTCACGTCGATGGCTCCAAACGGGGATGTCCGGTGCGAGGGGGAAGGGGGGTGGTGTCGTCGCTCGCGGGGTGTGGCGCCGGCCCGGGGCATGCCGAGGGGCCCGGCCCCGGAGAGCCGGACCCCGTCCGGCCTGCGCGCGGCCGGTCAGCGACGTGTGGCGGTCACCGACATGCGGCGGTCGGCGCCGTGTGACGGTCCCGCGGGGTGGCGGCTCCCGCGGGTGTGCCTCCGGTGCTACGGCTGGGCTGGCGGGCGCAGGCGCAGGCCGTGCATGCCGTTGTCCACGGCGAGCACCGTGCCCACCGACGCCCCGGACAGCGGGCTGGCCAGGTAGGCGATGGCGCCGGCCACCTCGTCGGCCGTCACCAGGCGCCCCGACGGCTGGAACGAGGTGAGCGCGGCCCGGGCGGCCTCCGGGTCGGGCGCCTGGTCCATCTGCCGGTCCACCCAGGGCGTGTCGGCCGTGCCGGGGGCGACGCAGTTGACGCGGATGCCCTCGCGGACGTGATCCGCCGCCATGGCGAGCGTCATCGCGTACACGGCGCCCTTGCTGGCCGAGTACAGCACCCGCTGCTGGAGCCCGGCCCACGCGACGATCGAGCAGGTGTTGACGATCGCGGCGGCGGGAGAGCGCCGCAGGTGCGGCAGGGCGTGCCGGGCGACCCGGACCATGCCGACCACGTTGACGTCCAGGACCCTCAGCCACTCGTCGTCGTCGTTGCCGGCGACGTCCCCGACGGCGCTGATGCCGGCGTTGTTCACGACCACGTCCAGCCGGCCGAACCGCTCGACCACGGCGTCGACGGCGGACCGGACCTGGGCGTCGTCGGTGACGTCGACCTCGATGCCCACGATGCCGTCCGGCAGCCCGTCGGGTTTGACGTCGAAGGCGGCCACCTTGGCTCCCCGGCTGCTCAGCAGTTTCGCCGTGGCGAGGCCGATGCCCGACGCACCGCCGGTGACGATGGCGACCAGTCCTGCGAAATCACTCATGAGTTCTCTCCTGTCCGTTCCGGTCGGTGGGGGTCGGGGGCTGGCTCGGCGTCGACGAAGTCCTTGGCGGTGGCGGTGTTGGTGTCGGTGGCGGTGGGTTTCGCGCGGCGGCGCGGCAGGCTGAGCTGGGCCGCCAGCAGTCCGGACACGCCGACCAGCGTCCAGAACATCCATGGGGCGTACGCGTAGAGGGCGCCGCCGATGAGCGGTCCGGCGCCGGTGCCGATCGTGTAGGCGACGCCGTACAGCCCCTGGTAGCGCCCGACGAGCTGGGGCGGGGCGAGGCTGCCCAGGTAGGCCTGGGAGACGGAGGTGGAGATCATCTCGCCGAGCGACCACAGCACCACCGTCGCGGCCAGCAGGACCATGCTGTCCATGAGCCCGGTCAGGGCGAGCCCGACGCCGATGATCAGGTTGCCGACGGCCAGGACGTATTCCAGCCGGTAGCGGGAGACCCAGCCGGTGATGGGGAGTTCGAGGGCCAGCACCAGCAGGCCGTTGAGGCCGATGAGGAGGCCGAAGTCGCGTTCGCTCAGGCCCACGTCGCTGACGTGCAGGGGCAGACCGACGGTGGACTGGATGTAGACGAACTCGGCGACCAGGATCATCACCAGGAACCGCACCAGGGTGCGGTCGGCGAGCGCCTGGCGGTAGCCGGCCGCCCGGTCCGCCTTGGTGTCCGGGTCGTCCTGCCCGGAGCGGGACCCGGACGGTTCGCGCAGCAGCAGCGCCATGACCACGCCGAACAGCAGGCACGCGACGGCGTTGCCCAGGAAGAGTTCGACGTAGGAGGTGGCGGCCAGCACACCGCCGATGACACCGCCGAGGGCGGAGCCGATGTTCATCGCGAACCGGAACACGCCGAAGGCCGCGAGCCGTTCCTGGTTGGTCGTCACGGCGTCGATCAGCACCGCGGCCGCGGCGGGCCGGTAGATCTGTGACGTGACGCCGATGAGCCCGACGATCGCCACGATGACCGGCAGGGATTCGAGGTACGGGACGATCGCCGTCAGCCCGGCTGTGGTCACGGCGGACAGGACGATGGTCCACCGCCGGCCGAGCTTGTCGGTGAGGTAGCCGCCTACGGCGTTGCCGAGCACCTTTCCGAGGCCGGACACGCCGAGTACGAACCCGGCGGCCCCGGCGGAGTGTCCCCGGTCGGTCAGGTAGAGGACGATGAACACGGGCAGGAAGTTGCCCACCTGGTTGACCAGGATGCCGACGCTGATGATCCACACCCGGCCGGGCAGGCTGCGCAGCGCGTCGCGGAACCGCGGCTCGTCGACGCCGGCCTGGTCCGGTGGTGCGGCGCTCAACGGACGGGCTCGGTGCGTACGTGGATCGCCTCGGCCAGCCGCTTGCTGTGGGCGATCGCCTCGGTCGCGTCGGCGCCGCGGGCGATGACGTAACCGCCGATGTCCTCGTTCCAGGTCAGCGGTGCCACCACGTCGCCGGGCCGGAGCTTCACATGGAGGTCGACGAACGCCGGGTCCGCGCGCACGGCGTCGACGCCGGTCACCTCCACGACCCGGCCGGGCTCCGGTGTGAGTGCCTGGAGGGCCACTCCCCCGCGGGGTTCGGGTGACGCGGTGAGCGGTTCCACCAGGCCCAACGGGGTGCCGAGGGTGTGGAGTTCCATGTCGACGCCGTAGGCGGTCTCGACCATCTCGTTGACGCCGTAACCGCCGATGCGGTTGTGGGACTCGATGACGCGCGGTCCGCGGGAGGTCAGCCTGATCTCGGTGTGGCTCGGGCCGTTGCGCAGCCCCATCGCGTCGAGGAAGTCCGTCACCAGCTGCCTGACCTCGCGCAGGGTCTCCTCCGGGTGGCGGCTGGGCTGGGAGAGCCCGAGTTCGACGAAGCCGGACCCGCCGCCGAACTCCGCCTTGTCGGTCACCGCGACGATGACGTGCCGGCCGTCGAAGCTCAGCGTCTCCACGCTGACCTCGGGGCCGTCGAGGTACTCCTCCATGAGGAACTCGTCGAAGGAGTCGGCCGCGAACAGGTCGCCGACGACCCATTCCTGGTCGTCGAGGGACCGGTACCGCTCGGCGACGGTGTCCACCTCGGCCTCGTCGGTGACGCGGAACACGCCCACGCTGCCCGATTCGCGGACCGGCTTGACGATGATCGGGAGCCCGTGCCGGTCGACGAAGTCGCGGACGTCCTGGGCGGACCGGCCCACCGCGGAGGCCATCGGGCTGATGCCCTTGGCGGCCAGCTGCTGCCGCATCCGCCACTTGTCCAGCAGCAGTTCGACGGTGTCGACGGACTCGCCGCGCAGGCCGAGCGCCTCGTTGATGCGCGCCGCCGGCAGCAGCCCGAGCTCGAACAGCGACACGGCCGCCTGGAACGGGTACGCCGCGTGCAGCGCCCGGGCCAGGGGCAGGAGCCGGTCGATGTCGCCGTAGTCGAGCAGCAGCGCCTGGTCGACGTAGGGCCAGTGGCCGCGGTCGTAGGCGTCGGGGTACTGGGCGTGCACCACGTCCAGGCCGAGTTCCCTGGCCTTGCGCACGAGTTTGAGCTTGCCGCCGATGACCAGTACGCGAGGCCGTCCGCTGGCGGCGGCCGTCGGGGACTCGTGACCGGTGGGTACGGCGTCGATGGACATGGTGGCTCCTTGTCTCACGGGCCGGCCGCGGCTCGCCGGGAGCCGGGGCCGGTGTCGGGGGTCCGGGGGCGGGACTCGGGACTCGGGGGTGGGGTGTCGGTCGGCGGTCGGGGGTCCGGGGCGGGGTCCTGTGTAGGGGGCCGTACGCGGGGGGCCAGGGCGGCCCCGGGGGCGGCGTCCCGGCCGGGAGGGATCATTCCGGCAGCCCGGTACGGTGCGCCACCGGGCGGTTCCCCGACCGTCGGTTTCCGGTCAGCCCAGCACGTCGGCGATCGCGTCGACGCCGAAGTCGATCTCCTCACGGGTGATCACCAGCGGCGGTGCCACCCGGAGGTGGCCCTGGTTCTCCTTGCACAACAGGCCGCGCCCGGCCAGCGCCTCGGACACGTTCACCCCGGTCGTACGGCCCTCGGCGATCTGCACGCCCGCCCACAGGCCGCGGCCGCGCACCTCGGTGACGCCCTCCAGCTCACCGAGCCGGGAGTGCAGGTACGTGCCGAGTTCGCGGGACCGTTCCTGGAACTCCCCGGTCGCCAGCAGCCGCACCACCGCGCGGCCGACCGCGCACGCCAGCGGGTTGCCGCCGAAGGTCGAGCCGTGCTCGCCGGGCTTCAGCGCGCCGAGGACGTCGGCCCGGCCGACGACCGCGGACACCGGCATGAGCCCGCCGCCCAGGGACTTGCCCAGCGCGTACAGGTCCGCGCGGACGCCTTCGTGGTCCAGCGCCAGCGTCGTGCCCGTACGGGCCAGTCCGCACTGGACCTCGTCGGCGAGGAACAGGGTGCCGGTGTCGTCGCACAGCTGGCGGACGTCGGCCAGGTACCCCTTCGCCGGGACGACCACGCCCGCCTCGCCCTGGATCGGCTCCAGCAGGATGGCCGCCGTGTTGGGGTTGACCGCCGCGCGCAGTGCGTCGATGTCGCCGAACGGCACCACGGTGAAGCCGGGGGTGAAGGGGCCGAACTCGTTGCGGGCGGTGCGGTCGGTGGAGATCGACACCATGGTCGTGGTGCGGCCGTGGAAGTTGGCGCCCGCGACGATGATCTCGGCGGCGCCGTCCGGCACGCCCTTGACCTGGTAGGCCCACTTCCTGGCGACCTTCACGGCCGACTCGACCGCCTCGGCGCCGGTGTTGGCGGGCAGCACCGTCTCGGTGCCCGTCAGCTCGGCCAGTTCGCGGCAGAACAGCCCGAACTGGTCGTTGTGGAAGGAGCGGCCGGTCAGGGTCAGCCGGTCGAGCTGGTCCTTGGCGGCGGCGACGATCTCGGGGTGCCGGTGGCCGAAGTTGAGGGCGGAGTACCCGGCGACGAAGTCGAGGTAGCGCCGCCCGTCCTGACCGGTCGCCCAGGCGCCTTCCGCGTGGGTGAGCACGATCGGCAGCGGGTGGTAGTTGTGCGCGGCCCAGCGGTCGGAGACGGCGATGTGGTCGGGGGTGGCGGTGGCGTCCGGGGTCGGGTTCATGGCGTGGTTCACCCTTTCGGCGATGGATCGCTGGTGCGGATCACTGGGGGCGCGGATCACGGGGGTGCGGATCACCGCATGTGGTTCACGGGGGTGCGAGTCAGGGTCGCTGCTGGTCGTCCGCCCCGGTGTCGACCATGCCGGCGCTGAGCGTCGACCCGTCCTGCGGGTCGATGAGCAGGAACGAGCCGGTGCGCTTGTTCTCGGCGTAGTCGTCGACGGCGAGCGGCTCGGCGGTGAGGATCCGGACGCCGCCGATGTCGTTGGCGGACAGCCCGTCGTGGCACGGGAGCCGGCGGGCGACGGCGACGTCCGTGCGGTAGGTGATGTCCTCGACCACGGCGGGGACCGTCCGGGTGGTGTGCTTGAGCAGTACGCG
Proteins encoded in this window:
- the rocD gene encoding ornithine--oxo-acid transaminase — its product is MNPTPDATATPDHIAVSDRWAAHNYHPLPIVLTHAEGAWATGQDGRRYLDFVAGYSALNFGHRHPEIVAAAKDQLDRLTLTGRSFHNDQFGLFCRELAELTGTETVLPANTGAEAVESAVKVARKWAYQVKGVPDGAAEIIVAGANFHGRTTTMVSISTDRTARNEFGPFTPGFTVVPFGDIDALRAAVNPNTAAILLEPIQGEAGVVVPAKGYLADVRQLCDDTGTLFLADEVQCGLARTGTTLALDHEGVRADLYALGKSLGGGLMPVSAVVGRADVLGALKPGEHGSTFGGNPLACAVGRAVVRLLATGEFQERSRELGTYLHSRLGELEGVTEVRGRGLWAGVQIAEGRTTGVNVSEALAGRGLLCKENQGHLRVAPPLVITREEIDFGVDAIADVLG
- a CDS encoding amino acid ABC transporter permease, coding for MRDDDLALRTVPVRHYGRYAAAVVVLALMGAIVHAFAQGKVTWTAVPEHLFDDRILRGVRETLFLSVLSMAVGVAGGVVLAVMRLSRNPVTSSFAWFFIWFFRGTPVLVQLFVWFNLGLVFEYINLGPVYQDEWSDFMTPFLTALLGLGLNEAAYMAEIVRAGLLAVDEGQTEAAYALGMRHGKTLRRIVIPQAMRVIVPPTGNEFINMLKTTSLVAAVQYYELLRHAQDIGQTSGAPVEMLFLAATWYLILTSLLSVGQYYLERHYARGTARHLPPTPWQKVRTTLTTFRRPRVPR
- a CDS encoding MDR family MFS transporter, which gives rise to MSAAPPDQAGVDEPRFRDALRSLPGRVWIISVGILVNQVGNFLPVFIVLYLTDRGHSAGAAGFVLGVSGLGKVLGNAVGGYLTDKLGRRWTIVLSAVTTAGLTAIVPYLESLPVIVAIVGLIGVTSQIYRPAAAAVLIDAVTTNQERLAAFGVFRFAMNIGSALGGVIGGVLAATSYVELFLGNAVACLLFGVVMALLLREPSGSRSGQDDPDTKADRAAGYRQALADRTLVRFLVMILVAEFVYIQSTVGLPLHVSDVGLSERDFGLLIGLNGLLVLALELPITGWVSRYRLEYVLAVGNLIIGVGLALTGLMDSMVLLAATVVLWSLGEMISTSVSQAYLGSLAPPQLVGRYQGLYGVAYTIGTGAGPLIGGALYAYAPWMFWTLVGVSGLLAAQLSLPRRRAKPTATDTNTATAKDFVDAEPAPDPHRPERTGENS
- a CDS encoding ABC transporter substrate-binding protein, with amino-acid sequence MTARTSLPRRTAALLLAGAALAAATACGDQRDHGHAGGKPRTSAADARLADRLPEDVRSAGVITVGSDIAYPPVEFVDASGEVTGLDVDIARALGNQLGVGVRFENGTFDTLVTGLRANRYDIVMSAMNDTEDRQNGIDSATGKKVGEGVDFVDYFTAGVSLYGRRKDTGDVRGWTDLCGRTVAVQRGTVAHDLAKTERDTCARAGGPPLDLEAYDTDQQAQTRVRSGGADVGCSDFPAAAYAVKTSGGGKDFTLIGEQTGAAPYGIAVAKRDTRLRDALAAALDAIIASGQYGKILADWGGQDGAVTKAVINGGA
- a CDS encoding M20/M25/M40 family metallo-hydrolase → MWEADARLRRAVHDGRPGMLEALAGWVGVPSVSAVPGHRPDVVRSARWLASALRSTGFPVVEVWETDGLPAVYAHWPAEDAGAPTLLVYSHHDVHAVKDGEWRETSPFSPVVREGRMYGRGASDAKGQTLCHLWALRAHMAAGRRAPAVGVTLLVEGEEEIGSVHLADLLAAHREQLAADVVMVSDTMLWSLTDAAVCTGVRGSVNGRLEVRGADADVHSGAVAGTAPNACTELCRLLGLLHDEKGRVTLPGFYDAVAPLSRRERAELDALPFDEAAWLADSHTRSVRGEHGRSVLERIWTRPSVEVSSLLGGDAEQPSRGVIPPTARADLLLRLVPEQTADEVARQLRRWLEDHRVAGYDYELTVSSTISDPYLTPTGHPAAVALEGAMSRALGRPPLRMRNGGAAPAAQLARETGAPVVFFGTGLVDDRWHGHDEKVEIRALLQGAETLAYFLEDLASAMGRPGRVS
- a CDS encoding ATP-grasp domain-containing protein, whose product is MSIDAVPTGHESPTAAASGRPRVLVIGGKLKLVRKARELGLDVVHAQYPDAYDRGHWPYVDQALLLDYGDIDRLLPLARALHAAYPFQAAVSLFELGLLPAARINEALGLRGESVDTVELLLDKWRMRQQLAAKGISPMASAVGRSAQDVRDFVDRHGLPIIVKPVRESGSVGVFRVTDEAEVDTVAERYRSLDDQEWVVGDLFAADSFDEFLMEEYLDGPEVSVETLSFDGRHVIVAVTDKAEFGGGSGFVELGLSQPSRHPEETLREVRQLVTDFLDAMGLRNGPSHTEIRLTSRGPRVIESHNRIGGYGVNEMVETAYGVDMELHTLGTPLGLVEPLTASPEPRGGVALQALTPEPGRVVEVTGVDAVRADPAFVDLHVKLRPGDVVAPLTWNEDIGGYVIARGADATEAIAHSKRLAEAIHVRTEPVR
- a CDS encoding peptide ligase PGM1-related protein; amino-acid sequence: MQDRSPWLVYANFVSDLALGLEAGDVLERWATQAPRKVWLLRAGDVLVTPVPVSPDFRTYALGLLDVPDASVSVLHAPGRRGAAMADALRQDGLLETVRGLVAGRAGMALLPTALDASAVALAAELGIPVSGYASAEGAGAALGVTSLLNTKAGFRQVAPELGIRVPRGLVCRRDELRDAVRSHLAGHGRAVLKPDRSAGGHGILFVSPGDPWWLGLDEGGLGGAEGPWIVEERLDVAHSVSVQMDVGPHGVGPAFSGEMRTVGPVFSGYLSPLTGATAGAAEELERWGRALGTYLADRGYAGPFGIDAVITRDGALVATESNIRRTATTTPQVMIARLARSAGLTGTPAWLLGQRRAAAVLDFGTAAGRLSAAGLDWTTARQEGVVLYADAPHDGRSWRYAVIGPHRERLLELEAALSEVMGLS
- a CDS encoding SDR family NAD(P)-dependent oxidoreductase, with protein sequence MSDFAGLVAIVTGGASGIGLATAKLLSSRGAKVAAFDVKPDGLPDGIVGIEVDVTDDAQVRSAVDAVVERFGRLDVVVNNAGISAVGDVAGNDDDEWLRVLDVNVVGMVRVARHALPHLRRSPAAAIVNTCSIVAWAGLQQRVLYSASKGAVYAMTLAMAADHVREGIRVNCVAPGTADTPWVDRQMDQAPDPEAARAALTSFQPSGRLVTADEVAGAIAYLASPLSGASVGTVLAVDNGMHGLRLRPPAQP